The following proteins are co-located in the Actinomycetota bacterium genome:
- a CDS encoding DNA repair exonuclease, whose protein sequence is MARLVAFGDAHLGRTHLAHLRDDEGRNLREEDFLRSFDWAVRKTIELQPDGFLWLGDVFDHARPTYRTFAHVLAGLQRLTDAGLRGVAISGNHDTPRVRGTGSPYDALERVFPSVAFAWRMEAVATELAGVRVHAVPQALSVDALKAQLHAAGAAAATDATNLLLAHVALTSLPARAWRDINELEVEEGAFDRRFDVVLLGHYHAYQKVSKRTWYAGSTDTFSFADSPEAAKGLVVLDTDTGKVEPVANPDTRPLVTCAVRAAGLSASELIDAVEREAKGMPGKAIVRVFLNEVDPAAYRQVAHEQFQEAVPGALYVQVEPDFGAASMAVQGAPTIGSLEHEWAAYVELQDLAGLDRERVTALGSRFLEEARGETV, encoded by the coding sequence ATGGCCCGCCTGGTCGCGTTCGGGGACGCCCACCTCGGACGGACCCACCTGGCCCACCTTCGAGACGACGAGGGGCGGAACCTCCGGGAGGAGGACTTTCTGCGCTCGTTCGACTGGGCGGTACGTAAGACGATCGAGCTCCAGCCGGACGGGTTCCTGTGGCTGGGCGACGTTTTCGACCACGCTCGGCCCACCTACCGCACGTTCGCCCACGTCCTGGCGGGCCTCCAGCGGCTGACCGACGCCGGCCTCCGCGGCGTCGCCATCTCTGGGAACCACGACACCCCCCGAGTTCGGGGAACGGGCTCGCCGTACGACGCCCTGGAGCGGGTGTTCCCGAGCGTCGCGTTCGCCTGGCGGATGGAGGCGGTGGCGACCGAGCTGGCCGGCGTCCGCGTCCACGCGGTGCCGCAGGCGCTGTCCGTCGACGCGCTGAAGGCCCAGCTCCACGCCGCGGGCGCCGCCGCCGCGACCGACGCCACGAACCTGCTCCTGGCCCACGTGGCCCTCACGTCGCTCCCCGCCCGGGCCTGGCGCGACATCAACGAGCTGGAGGTGGAGGAGGGAGCGTTCGACCGCCGCTTCGACGTGGTCCTCCTGGGGCATTACCACGCCTACCAGAAGGTCTCCAAGCGCACCTGGTACGCGGGCTCAACCGACACGTTCTCGTTCGCGGACTCGCCGGAGGCGGCGAAGGGGCTCGTGGTCCTGGACACCGACACGGGGAAGGTCGAGCCCGTCGCCAACCCGGACACCCGGCCCCTGGTCACGTGCGCCGTGCGCGCGGCCGGCCTGTCCGCGAGCGAGCTGATCGACGCCGTGGAGCGGGAAGCGAAGGGCATGCCCGGGAAGGCCATCGTCCGGGTGTTCCTGAACGAGGTCGACCCGGCCGCGTACCGGCAGGTCGCGCACGAGCAGTTCCAGGAAGCGGTCCCCGGCGCGCTGTACGTGCAGGTGGAGCCGGACTTCGGCGCCGCGTCCATGGCCGTCCAGGGCGCCCCCACCATCGGGTCGCTGGAGCACGAGTGGGCCGCCTACGTCGAGCTCCAGGACCTGGCCGGCCTGGACCGTGAGCGGGTCACCGCCCTGGGC